The Solenopsis invicta isolate M01_SB chromosome 12, UNIL_Sinv_3.0, whole genome shotgun sequence genome window below encodes:
- the LOC105198324 gene encoding nucleoside diphosphate kinase 6 isoform X2, with translation MQSRNCLQLTLAILKPHVVKSPFALQKIRDLIIDNNFKVVRSRRATISREEAELFYKEHKDKFFYNRLLTFMCSGPSDIHILARQDAIAKWRQLMGPTKVYQAQYSAQDTIRGTFGLSDTRNATHGSVPPQLRD, from the exons ATGCAGTCGAGAAATTGTCTTCAGTTAACGTTGGCGATACTCAAGCCGCACGTTGTCAAATCCCCGTTCGCTCTCCAG AAGATTCGCGATTTAATAATCgacaataatttcaaagttgTCAGATCGCGTAGGGCGACGATATCTCGCGAAGAGGCCGAACTGTTTTACAAGGAGCACAAGGATAAGTTCTTTTACAACCGCCTCTTGACTTTCATGTGTAGCGGCCCATCCGATATTCACATTCTAGCGCGTCAGGACGCTATTGCCAAATGGCGACAGTTGATGGGCCCTACTAAGGTCTATCAGGCGCAATATAGTGCACAGGATACTATCAGAGGAACGTTTGGCCTGTCGGATACCAGAAATGCCACACACGGATCTG
- the LOC105198324 gene encoding nucleoside diphosphate kinase 6 isoform X1, giving the protein MQSRNCLQLTLAILKPHVVKSPFALQKIRDLIIDNNFKVVRSRRATISREEAELFYKEHKDKFFYNRLLTFMCSGPSDIHILARQDAIAKWRQLMGPTKVYQAQYSAQDTIRGTFGLSDTRNATHGSDSTESAEREIMIFFKDFNIKKWHDNEEIFYNLGRLHFDPTSFVHTIDKTYMQNEQVTK; this is encoded by the exons ATGCAGTCGAGAAATTGTCTTCAGTTAACGTTGGCGATACTCAAGCCGCACGTTGTCAAATCCCCGTTCGCTCTCCAG AAGATTCGCGATTTAATAATCgacaataatttcaaagttgTCAGATCGCGTAGGGCGACGATATCTCGCGAAGAGGCCGAACTGTTTTACAAGGAGCACAAGGATAAGTTCTTTTACAACCGCCTCTTGACTTTCATGTGTAGCGGCCCATCCGATATTCACATTCTAGCGCGTCAGGACGCTATTGCCAAATGGCGACAGTTGATGGGCCCTACTAAGGTCTATCAGGCGCAATATAGTGCACAGGATACTATCAGAGGAACGTTTGGCCTGTCGGATACCAGAAATGCCACACACGGATCTG ATTCCACAGAATCCGCAGAAAGGGAGATAATGATATTCTTTAaagactttaatataaaaaagtggcATGATAATgaggaaatattttataacttgggAAGACTTCACTTTGATCCGACGTCCTTTGTGCACACCATTGACAAGACTTACATGCAAAATGAACAAGTTACAAAATAA
- the LOC105195387 gene encoding uncharacterized protein LOC105195387: MKVTTLKGIFPDPKPVRRKNFIQENVRNLRRMEQCFQASKEVEEFQKLQLHKHHKTTDKYQNVPAKVVTIRDKKKRTESCNIDRTSTEKVEIDEQAQNGTNAFEYDKKHAATKKIVEPGMNNMSGRQKRTSKHKIQQKLQPQVLSEPNVLHKSNNAVNDVDIQNTVKYKSQGVQTLDTDELESIYSEGIIRYPSKVTKHETANGDLNKQEEKISKKQSDSPVDRGDTHGLEDLQKIDLQNSTSSAPKEEIDFIKLNKERTSVANKLMTQLNNGVPPPNYRKGVVPKYLRERKEAQEKEQKAKAEALQSDCPEGHVPLPDHERKETLRLLKKNYQDYVNELNMMPIKTDTLRAQRRKIEIEKQLNKLEEGIKVFSRPKVYVKINA, encoded by the exons AGCCAGTCagaagaaagaattttattcaGGAAAACGTAAGAAACCTCCGGCGAATGGAACAATGCTTCCAAGCAAGCAAAGAGGTGGAAGAGTTCCAAAAATTACAACTACACAAGCATCACAAGACTACAGACAAGTATCAAAATGTGCCTGCAAAAGTGGTTACTATTCGAGACAAAAAGAAACGCACAGAGAGCTGTAATATTGATCGAACATCAACTGAAAAGGTGGAAATTGACGAACAAGCACAGAATGGGACCAATGCATTTGAGTACGATAAAAAGCATGCTGCTACTAAAAAGATTGTTGAACCAGGAATGAATAACATGTCAGGTAGACAAAAGAGGACTAGTAAGCATAAGATTCAGCAGAAATTGCAACCACAGGTTTTGTCCGAACCAAATGTCTTGCACAAGTCTAATAACGCTGTAAATGATGTGGATATACAAAATACTGTCAAATATAAAAGTCAAGGAGTCCAGACTTTAGATACAGATGAACTGGAAAGTATATACTCCGAAGGTATTATTCG ATATCCAAGCAAAGTTACAAAACATGAAACAGCAAATGGCGATTTAAATAAGCAAGAGGAGAAGATTTCGAAGAAACAATCTGATTCTCCTGTGGATAGAGGTGACACGCATGGTCTCGAAGATTTGCAGAAAATCgatttacaaaattctacatCGTCGGCGCCTAAAGAAGAGATcgattttatcaaattgaatAAAGAACGCACTTCTGTTGCTAATAAATTGATGACACAACTTAACAATGGTGTACCACCTCCGAATTATCGCAAGGGAGTTGTACCTAA ATATCttcgagagagaaaggaagCACAAGAAAAGGAGCAAAAAGCCAAAGCGGAAGCATTGCAGTCTGATTGTCCAGAGGGTCATGTGCCTTTACCTGATCATGAACGCAAGGAGACGCTAcgattattaaagaaaa ATTATCAAGATTATGTCAACGAATTAAACATGATGCCCATAAAAACGGATACTCTCAGAGCACAAAGGCGCAAGATCGAAATAGAGAAGCAATTGAATAAACTGGAAGAGGGGATCAAAGTGTTTTCGCGTCCAAAAGTCTATGTGAAGATAAATGCATAG